Proteins from a genomic interval of Ndongobacter massiliensis:
- a CDS encoding FMN-binding protein, which translates to MKTKRIVGSLLLAAALTLTACGGNAGNASESAAEEEKVLTGESTKGMGGEEKPLKVEVTVKGDTITKVEVKEHGETAGISDSAISDIPAAIVEKGTTEGVEAISGATITSDAIIDAVNNALASK; encoded by the coding sequence ATGAAAACAAAACGCATTGTAGGAAGTCTGCTTTTGGCAGCAGCGCTGACTCTTACCGCTTGCGGCGGAAATGCGGGCAACGCGTCCGAGAGTGCTGCGGAAGAGGAAAAAGTTCTGACGGGAGAATCGACGAAGGGCATGGGCGGGGAGGAAAAACCGCTGAAAGTCGAAGTGACCGTGAAGGGCGATACCATCACGAAAGTCGAAGTGAAGGAACACGGCGAGACCGCCGGCATTTCCGACTCCGCCATTTCTGATATCCCGGCGGCTATTGTCGAAAAGGGAACCACAGAAGGCGTGGAAGCCATTTCGGGCGCGACGATCACGAGCGATGCCATTATCGATGCGGTCAATAACGCCCTGGCGAGCAAGTAA
- a CDS encoding ParB/RepB/Spo0J family partition protein, whose translation MARKKGLGRGLSALIPSAKIEKKQVVDSGTSEEQSIDERIGEKKSAAKSAAQKAEKKVQKETEATAVAPNRATSQKTRSAASKKSEKVAPPRANQKRIASGVAKEAADLLQMLPISAIEPNPEQPRKEFAEAALQELSASIQKYGVLQPIIVKKYTAPGRAPYEIIAGERRFRAAKMAGLEEIPAVLRQEDTASANLLSVIENVQREDLNPLEEALAYRRVQEAQGLTQQELADALGKSRSYIANTVRLLNLDPESLEALRQGLLTASQGRSLLGEPDLTQRKKYREMMIRGLTNVNAVEKKTAKRPSKKRDLYLEDWEERLTEILATKVSIAKRRKGYDLRVQCATREALEDLLARLSEEGV comes from the coding sequence ATGGCACGAAAAAAAGGTCTGGGACGCGGATTGAGCGCGCTGATTCCGTCGGCGAAAATTGAAAAAAAGCAGGTTGTCGATTCGGGTACTTCCGAAGAGCAGAGCATTGACGAGCGTATCGGAGAAAAAAAATCGGCAGCAAAATCGGCGGCGCAAAAAGCAGAAAAAAAAGTACAGAAAGAAACCGAAGCTACAGCAGTAGCGCCGAATCGGGCGACTTCTCAAAAAACGCGCAGCGCCGCTTCGAAAAAAAGCGAAAAAGTAGCGCCGCCGCGGGCGAACCAAAAGCGCATCGCATCCGGTGTTGCCAAGGAAGCAGCGGATCTTTTGCAAATGTTGCCCATTTCCGCAATTGAGCCGAATCCTGAACAACCGCGAAAGGAATTTGCGGAAGCAGCATTACAGGAATTGAGTGCATCGATTCAAAAATACGGTGTCTTACAACCCATTATTGTTAAAAAATATACAGCGCCGGGGCGCGCCCCATACGAAATTATCGCCGGAGAGCGGCGTTTTCGGGCGGCGAAAATGGCAGGTTTGGAGGAGATTCCGGCGGTGCTGCGTCAAGAGGATACGGCGTCGGCAAATCTTCTTTCCGTGATTGAAAATGTGCAGCGCGAAGACTTAAATCCGCTGGAAGAGGCCTTGGCGTACCGGCGCGTGCAGGAGGCGCAGGGACTGACACAGCAGGAATTGGCAGACGCCTTGGGAAAATCGCGTTCGTACATCGCCAACACCGTTCGACTTCTGAACCTTGATCCGGAGAGTTTGGAGGCGTTGCGGCAGGGACTGTTGACCGCATCACAGGGGCGCTCGCTACTCGGCGAGCCGGATTTGACCCAGCGAAAAAAATATCGCGAGATGATGATTCGAGGACTTACGAATGTCAATGCTGTAGAAAAGAAGACGGCAAAAAGACCTTCCAAAAAACGCGATCTATATCTGGAAGATTGGGAGGAAAGGCTGACGGAGATATTGGCGACAAAGGTCTCGATTGCCAAGCGCCGCAAAGGCTACGATCTGCGCGTGCAATGTGCGACGCGGGAGGCATTGGAAGATCTCCTTGCGCGTTTATCGGAGGAAGGCGTATGA
- a CDS encoding DUF4446 family protein, which yields MDWISTGISVAGAVLALAALIQVSSANQKLIRLRKRYDYLLRGRGELNLEELILRFGNDLDETRGKQRADATALQAAQEQINGEMASQRADFTAMIREHGARLSEALQEADGRLTAGHNELAQMTERRFRKLEEDCFVRFDAVNKALTKTEEDWRQAVTVLENRTQEDLKHETLLLRENLSLAVQNVALYHYNAFEDMAGEQSFSLVLLDEHGNGVLLTSIYSRRGSSSFSKDIRAGRAVQGLSPEEETALQQALSKGMQ from the coding sequence ATGGATTGGATTTCGACGGGAATTAGCGTGGCGGGGGCTGTTTTAGCGTTGGCAGCATTGATACAGGTTTCGTCAGCGAATCAAAAATTGATTCGGCTGCGCAAGCGGTACGATTACTTGTTGCGCGGACGTGGGGAATTAAATTTGGAAGAACTGATTCTGCGCTTCGGCAATGACCTGGATGAGACGCGCGGCAAACAGCGCGCGGATGCGACGGCGCTGCAAGCGGCGCAGGAGCAGATCAATGGGGAGATGGCATCGCAGCGCGCGGATTTCACGGCGATGATCCGCGAACATGGGGCGCGCCTGAGTGAGGCGTTGCAAGAGGCGGATGGTCGCTTGACGGCGGGACACAATGAACTGGCACAAATGACGGAGCGCCGCTTCCGGAAATTGGAAGAGGACTGCTTTGTGCGCTTTGATGCAGTTAATAAAGCATTAACAAAAACCGAGGAGGATTGGCGGCAAGCGGTGACGGTGTTGGAGAACCGGACACAGGAGGATTTGAAACACGAAACGCTGCTTTTGCGCGAAAACTTGTCCCTTGCCGTGCAAAATGTTGCGCTGTACCATTATAATGCGTTCGAAGATATGGCGGGAGAGCAGAGCTTCAGCCTCGTCCTTTTGGATGAACACGGAAACGGAGTTTTGCTGACGAGCATTTATAGCCGGCGTGGGTCCTCAAGCTTTTCCAAGGACATTCGTGCAGGGCGTGCTGTGCAGGGTCTTTCTCCGGAGGAAGAAACCGCCTTGCAGCAGGCATTGAGCAAGGGGATGCAATGA
- the rsmG gene encoding 16S rRNA (guanine(527)-N(7))-methyltransferase RsmG, which yields MNEFLQNAKEPPFCLNDAQIQKFTQFRTLLLDWNTRMDLTAITDPDEIDEKHFLDSLSVFRVMDRNAALRVIDVGTGAGFPGIPLKIANPKIELTLLDSLQKRVRFLEEVIAQCQLTKTIAIHGRAEEFGCKPDYRAAYDVALSRAVAPLPTLLEYCLPFVRLGGYFYCMKGPKAGEEIASAKNALQILGGVLLKVDSFTFGKDALQRNLLVIKKVHSTPELYPRTQGKPRKKPL from the coding sequence ATGAATGAGTTTTTGCAAAATGCCAAAGAGCCGCCTTTTTGTTTGAACGATGCGCAGATACAAAAATTCACGCAGTTTCGCACGCTTCTATTGGATTGGAATACGCGAATGGATCTTACGGCAATTACAGACCCGGATGAAATTGACGAAAAACATTTTTTGGACTCCTTAAGTGTTTTTCGCGTTATGGACCGCAACGCGGCGTTGCGTGTGATTGATGTTGGAACGGGTGCGGGCTTTCCGGGCATCCCGCTGAAAATTGCAAACCCGAAAATCGAGCTGACACTGCTCGACAGCCTGCAGAAGCGCGTGCGTTTTTTGGAGGAGGTTATAGCGCAATGTCAGCTGACAAAGACCATTGCCATCCATGGGCGCGCGGAAGAGTTCGGGTGCAAACCTGATTATCGTGCGGCGTATGATGTTGCGCTTTCCCGCGCTGTGGCGCCGCTGCCGACGCTGTTGGAGTACTGTCTCCCCTTTGTTCGCCTTGGTGGGTATTTTTACTGTATGAAGGGACCCAAGGCAGGAGAAGAGATTGCAAGTGCAAAAAATGCGCTGCAAATACTCGGTGGCGTGCTGCTGAAGGTCGATTCCTTTACCTTCGGAAAAGATGCGCTGCAGCGCAATCTGCTTGTCATAAAAAAAGTCCACTCCACACCGGAACTATATCCCCGTACACAGGGAAAGCCGCGCAAAAAACCTTTGTAA
- a CDS encoding ParA family protein: MGRVIAVYNQKGGVGKTTTVVNLAAALGLLKQNVLVIDMDPQANSTSGLGLDKNEDEPDIYTVLSGEEPASRAIRETSAKNVRILPSSSALAGLEVEAVDRSDRAALLCAQTEILRDAYDYLLIDCPPSLGLLSLNALCAADSVIIPIQTEYYALEGVGQLSETIDLVRESLHPALALEGALLTMYDGRNNLSKEVEDEVRKYFGEQVFRTVIPRNIRLAEAPSYGESVFTYDRLSKGARTYMKLGKELLKKNRG; this comes from the coding sequence ATGGGACGAGTGATTGCCGTCTACAATCAAAAAGGCGGTGTCGGAAAAACGACGACGGTGGTGAATTTAGCGGCGGCATTGGGGCTGTTGAAACAAAACGTATTGGTCATCGATATGGATCCGCAGGCGAATTCCACCTCCGGATTGGGCTTGGATAAGAACGAAGACGAACCGGATATTTACACGGTGTTGTCGGGCGAGGAGCCGGCAAGTCGTGCGATACGGGAAACGTCGGCGAAAAATGTGCGGATCCTGCCCTCTTCTTCGGCGCTGGCGGGACTCGAGGTGGAAGCGGTGGATCGATCGGACCGCGCCGCTTTGTTGTGCGCACAGACAGAAATCTTGCGCGACGCGTACGATTACCTGCTGATCGACTGCCCGCCTTCTCTCGGGCTTTTGAGTTTGAATGCACTGTGTGCGGCGGATTCCGTCATCATACCGATTCAAACGGAATATTACGCACTGGAAGGCGTCGGTCAGCTGAGCGAAACGATCGATCTTGTACGCGAGAGCTTGCATCCCGCGTTGGCGCTGGAAGGCGCACTTCTTACGATGTATGACGGACGGAACAATCTGTCAAAGGAAGTAGAAGACGAAGTGCGAAAGTATTTCGGAGAACAGGTATTCCGCACCGTCATTCCGCGCAATATCCGGTTGGCGGAAGCGCCCTCGTACGGCGAAAGCGTCTTTACCTACGACCGCCTTTCCAAAGGGGCGCGCACGTATATGAAATTGGGCAAAGAGTTATTGAAGAAGAATCGAGGGTAG
- the mnmG gene encoding tRNA uridine-5-carboxymethylaminomethyl(34) synthesis enzyme MnmG, giving the protein MKQEERSVPEYTRAKADVIVVGSGHAGCEAALAAARLGKNTLLLTISLESIADMPCNPNVGGTGKGHLVREIDALGGEMGLVIDATFLQSRMLNRSKGPAIHSLRVQADKRRYHDEMKRRLERQPRLQLIEAEACRLLVEEGVVRGIVTRTGARYLAPAVILCTGTFLNGRILMGECSYSSGPHGLQPSLSFSDSLRACGFALRRFKTGTPARVNRRSIDFSQMILQEGDQTVVPFSFLNQGKSLERKQLPCYLTYTTAETKRIILENLGRSPMYSGEVHGVGPRYCPSIEDKMVRFPDREEHQVFLEPEGESTDEIYVQGVSSTLPEEVQLELYRSIRGLEHVEIMRSAYGIEYDCIDARVLRRSLESFSVHGLYFAGQINGSSGYEEAAAQGLLAGINAALQLDGKSPLILDRSEAYIGVLIDDLVTKGTNEPYRMMTSRCEYRLSLRQDNADVRLTERGYQIGLASEERYRRMQAKKAAIAQERQRLLQVMLSPNEETNAILESLESAPLKTGLSLSELLRRPEMTYENAAPLDPTRTVLPDEVISEVETEIKYEGYIEKQARQIRQFRRLENQALTIADYTTINGLKKEAAQKLNQICPESVGQASRISGVSPSDINVLLIELEVRRRKNSSHPDEKERIDE; this is encoded by the coding sequence ATGAAGCAGGAAGAGCGCAGCGTACCGGAATATACAAGAGCAAAGGCGGATGTCATCGTCGTCGGTTCGGGTCATGCCGGCTGTGAAGCGGCGCTGGCGGCGGCACGCCTGGGCAAAAATACGCTGCTTTTGACCATCAGTTTAGAATCCATCGCGGATATGCCCTGTAATCCCAATGTCGGCGGAACCGGTAAAGGACACCTGGTCCGTGAAATTGACGCCTTAGGTGGAGAAATGGGGTTGGTTATCGATGCGACGTTTCTCCAATCGCGCATGTTGAATCGGTCCAAAGGACCTGCCATTCACTCGCTGCGGGTGCAGGCGGACAAACGCCGGTACCACGATGAGATGAAGCGTCGACTGGAACGCCAGCCGCGGCTGCAGCTGATCGAGGCGGAAGCCTGCCGCCTCTTGGTGGAAGAAGGCGTTGTGCGGGGAATTGTCACGCGCACGGGGGCACGTTATCTCGCCCCGGCGGTGATCCTATGCACCGGAACCTTTTTGAACGGAAGAATTTTGATGGGAGAATGTTCCTATTCGTCGGGACCGCATGGTCTGCAGCCGTCCTTGTCTTTTTCCGATTCGTTGCGCGCCTGCGGATTTGCGCTGCGGCGTTTCAAGACGGGGACGCCGGCGCGCGTCAATCGACGCTCGATCGATTTTTCACAGATGATTCTTCAGGAAGGCGACCAAACCGTTGTCCCCTTTTCTTTTCTCAATCAGGGAAAGTCGCTGGAGCGCAAACAACTCCCCTGCTATCTGACGTATACAACGGCGGAAACGAAACGCATCATTCTAGAAAATTTAGGGCGCAGTCCCATGTACAGCGGCGAGGTGCACGGCGTTGGACCGCGTTACTGCCCGTCTATTGAAGATAAAATGGTTCGTTTCCCGGATCGCGAGGAGCATCAGGTGTTTTTAGAGCCGGAAGGGGAAAGTACGGATGAGATTTATGTCCAGGGCGTCAGCTCGACGTTGCCGGAAGAGGTGCAGCTGGAACTGTATCGTTCGATTCGCGGATTGGAACACGTTGAAATTATGCGCTCCGCTTACGGCATCGAATACGACTGCATCGATGCACGTGTATTGCGGCGCAGTTTGGAAAGTTTTTCCGTCCATGGACTCTACTTCGCCGGACAGATCAACGGTTCCTCCGGCTATGAGGAGGCGGCAGCCCAGGGTTTGCTCGCCGGAATCAATGCGGCGCTACAATTGGACGGAAAGTCGCCGCTTATTTTAGATCGCAGCGAAGCGTATATCGGCGTTTTAATTGACGATCTGGTGACCAAGGGAACAAACGAACCCTATCGCATGATGACCTCGCGCTGTGAATACCGGTTGAGTTTGCGCCAGGACAATGCGGATGTCCGTCTGACCGAGCGCGGGTATCAAATCGGACTGGCCAGTGAGGAACGGTATCGGCGCATGCAGGCGAAGAAAGCGGCCATTGCGCAAGAACGGCAGCGCCTTTTGCAGGTGATGCTCTCCCCCAATGAAGAAACCAATGCAATTCTGGAATCGCTGGAGTCGGCTCCGTTGAAAACGGGTCTCTCCCTTTCGGAACTCCTTCGTCGTCCGGAAATGACCTATGAAAATGCAGCGCCACTGGACCCCACCCGCACGGTGTTGCCAGACGAAGTGATCAGCGAAGTGGAAACGGAAATCAAATACGAAGGGTACATTGAAAAACAGGCCCGGCAAATTCGCCAATTCCGTCGTCTGGAAAATCAGGCACTCACGATTGCCGATTACACCACTATCAATGGATTAAAAAAGGAAGCAGCCCAGAAATTAAACCAGATTTGTCCGGAGTCGGTCGGGCAGGCGTCGCGAATCAGCGGCGTGAGTCCGTCGGATATCAATGTATTGCTGATTGAACTGGAAGTACGGCGCAGAAAGAACAGTAGTCACCCAGACGAGAAGGAGCGTATTGATGAATGA
- a CDS encoding cyclodeaminase/cyclohydrolase family protein — protein MSEKNFSELRLGEFFERTAGPEPNPGGGGVMGVVGALGLALNAMGLCISGEETKRQKEAMQRLMILAQQDGDSFQAVLDAWKLPKGSAAREEAVEAGFQEALRVPEAMIALLLEALQEQVALAQQVKRWPLADVAAGTKLFVAAVEGLVYNCWMNGKGLRDAAHQETHRTFARRALQQAHEAEAAVHRVLVARWRGFDEWLGRESEDGLDFDGN, from the coding sequence ATGAGCGAGAAAAATTTTTCAGAACTGCGACTAGGCGAATTTTTTGAACGTACGGCAGGCCCGGAACCGAATCCCGGCGGAGGGGGCGTTATGGGTGTGGTGGGTGCGCTAGGCCTGGCACTCAATGCCATGGGGTTGTGTATCTCCGGCGAAGAAACGAAGCGGCAAAAAGAGGCGATGCAGCGACTCATGATACTGGCGCAGCAGGATGGAGACAGCTTTCAAGCGGTGTTGGACGCCTGGAAACTGCCCAAAGGGAGCGCGGCGCGCGAAGAGGCGGTGGAAGCGGGCTTTCAGGAGGCATTGCGCGTTCCAGAAGCGATGATTGCACTTTTATTGGAAGCACTGCAGGAACAAGTGGCGCTGGCGCAACAGGTGAAGCGGTGGCCCTTAGCGGATGTGGCGGCGGGAACGAAACTTTTCGTCGCAGCGGTGGAAGGGCTGGTTTATAATTGTTGGATGAACGGAAAAGGACTGCGAGATGCCGCCCATCAGGAGACGCACCGGACCTTTGCGCGCCGCGCGCTGCAGCAGGCGCACGAAGCGGAAGCGGCGGTTCACCGGGTTTTGGTTGCGCGTTGGCGGGGATTTGACGAGTGGTTGGGAAGGGAAAGCGAAGATGGATTGGATTTCGACGGGAATTAG
- a CDS encoding CinA family nicotinamide mononucleotide deamidase-related protein has protein sequence MNIEILSVGTELLLGDILNTNVQYLCRECAALGHDVFRTSVVGDNEKRLYTAISEVMQRADLLILTGGLGSTHDDVTKRTVLRYVDRPIIYDAESTERIDHWFTNKKAQQDNRIVTEFPEGAQIFQNHHGTAGGAWIPVGERAIVLLPGPPREMTLMFEESVRPLLQNSTMITKSLPVRIGILGEYEVNRRFSDAIAHAVNPSFAPYVKDDGTLLRITAKGKTEAEADALLAAGLQKVQQCFAGLIVTVGDDTKSQALVRILRERKEWVATAESLTGGALAATIVDAPGASHCFGRGWVTYSDGAKMEELGIPHEIVKGCGAVSREAACWMAQRAALQAKADLGLSTTGYAGPEGALIGKVFVGIDYRGKTEVHELHLHGDRQNIRQRACHIVLDYAILRLRKEEAWDE, from the coding sequence ATGAATATTGAAATCTTATCGGTGGGAACCGAATTACTTTTAGGCGACATTCTCAATACCAATGTTCAATATTTGTGCCGGGAATGTGCGGCGCTCGGGCATGATGTCTTTCGGACGAGCGTGGTCGGCGACAATGAAAAAAGGCTGTACACAGCTATTTCCGAAGTCATGCAGCGGGCGGATCTATTGATATTGACAGGAGGACTGGGGTCCACGCATGACGATGTGACAAAAAGGACCGTATTGCGCTATGTAGATCGTCCAATCATTTATGATGCGGAGAGCACGGAACGAATTGACCATTGGTTTACAAATAAAAAAGCGCAACAGGACAATCGGATCGTCACGGAGTTCCCAGAGGGGGCACAGATTTTTCAAAATCATCACGGAACGGCGGGCGGCGCATGGATTCCCGTCGGCGAGCGGGCCATTGTACTGTTGCCGGGGCCGCCGCGCGAGATGACGTTGATGTTTGAAGAATCCGTGCGGCCGCTCCTGCAAAATTCAACGATGATCACAAAATCGCTGCCGGTTCGCATTGGAATCTTAGGCGAATATGAGGTAAATCGTCGCTTTTCGGATGCGATTGCGCATGCAGTCAATCCCAGTTTTGCCCCCTATGTAAAAGACGATGGGACGCTTTTGCGTATTACGGCAAAAGGCAAAACGGAGGCGGAGGCGGACGCCCTGCTTGCTGCAGGCCTACAAAAAGTGCAGCAGTGTTTTGCCGGGTTGATTGTCACTGTCGGCGACGACACAAAATCGCAGGCGCTGGTGCGTATATTAAGGGAAAGAAAGGAATGGGTGGCAACCGCGGAAAGTTTGACGGGCGGCGCGCTGGCAGCGACGATCGTCGATGCGCCGGGTGCCTCACATTGTTTCGGACGCGGTTGGGTTACCTACTCGGATGGAGCGAAGATGGAGGAATTGGGTATTCCGCACGAAATTGTCAAAGGATGCGGCGCGGTCAGCCGCGAAGCGGCGTGCTGGATGGCGCAGCGAGCGGCCCTGCAGGCAAAGGCTGACTTGGGGCTTTCCACGACCGGGTATGCCGGACCGGAGGGCGCCTTGATTGGAAAGGTATTTGTCGGGATCGACTATCGCGGGAAAACGGAAGTGCATGAGTTGCATTTGCATGGAGATCGACAAAATATACGACAACGGGCGTGTCATATTGTGCTGGATTACGCCATATTGCGCTTGAGAAAAGAGGAAGCATGGGACGAGTGA
- the pta gene encoding phosphate acetyltransferase, translated as MSIISSLIDRIQGKNLRIVFPEGTDARILGAAIRHQNDGILHPILLGNPDEIATSAKSNGYTLGDLEIIDYLNCPKMEEYVQKFVERRNGKATEEKARAQLKDANYFGTMMIYLGKADGMVSGAVGTTGNTIRPALQILKTKPGTKLVSGAMVMVGPNEERYVFSDSAVNISPSAEDLAEIAHASAETAKTFGIDPRIALLSFSTKGSAKSPEQEKVAEATRIAKERFPELELDGELQFDAAIVPSVGARKAPGSKVAGRANVFIFPDLQGGNIGYKIAERLGGYEALGPILQGIAKPVNDLSRGCSEEDAYKLAIITAASVE; from the coding sequence ATGAGTATTATTTCATCACTGATTGATCGCATTCAAGGAAAAAATTTACGCATTGTATTTCCGGAAGGAACGGATGCCCGTATTCTGGGGGCGGCGATCCGCCATCAGAATGACGGGATCCTGCATCCCATTCTGCTGGGGAACCCGGATGAGATCGCAACATCGGCAAAATCCAACGGCTATACTCTGGGGGATCTGGAAATCATTGATTATTTGAATTGTCCCAAGATGGAGGAATATGTACAGAAATTTGTGGAGCGCCGCAATGGCAAGGCGACGGAAGAAAAAGCACGCGCGCAGCTGAAAGACGCGAACTATTTCGGCACGATGATGATTTATCTCGGCAAAGCGGACGGCATGGTCAGCGGTGCAGTCGGTACGACGGGCAATACGATTCGTCCGGCGCTGCAAATCTTGAAGACAAAGCCGGGAACGAAACTCGTCAGTGGCGCCATGGTCATGGTCGGACCGAACGAGGAACGCTACGTCTTTTCCGACAGCGCCGTCAATATCAGCCCGAGTGCCGAAGATCTGGCGGAGATCGCACATGCCTCCGCTGAGACGGCGAAAACGTTCGGCATTGATCCGCGGATTGCCTTGCTTTCCTTCTCGACGAAGGGTTCTGCCAAGTCGCCGGAGCAGGAAAAAGTAGCGGAAGCGACGCGCATCGCCAAGGAACGCTTCCCGGAATTGGAGCTGGACGGCGAATTGCAGTTTGACGCGGCCATTGTGCCCAGTGTGGGTGCGCGCAAAGCGCCGGGCTCCAAAGTCGCCGGGCGCGCCAATGTCTTTATCTTCCCGGATTTGCAGGGCGGAAATATTGGATATAAAATTGCCGAACGCTTGGGTGGCTATGAGGCGCTGGGTCCGATTTTGCAGGGCATTGCCAAACCGGTCAACGACCTTTCTCGCGGTTGCTCGGAAGAGGACGCGTATAAATTGGCAATTATCACGGCGGCCAGTGTGGAGTGA